The sequence GCTACCGAGGACAAGTAAAAATAATGAAACGCGCAGAAAAATCTCGAAATTTTTCACAATGCGATTCACTTTTACTGAGTGATATGTGTGGAGCGCATACCTTTCCTTATATAGACGTAGAAAATAACACATCCATAGTAGAACACGAAGCGACTACTTCTAAAATTGGAGAAGACCAAATATTTTACTGCAATCAACGTGGAATAAATAACGAAGACGCTGTAGCTCTTATTGTAAACGGATTTGCAAAAGAAGTTATGAACCAACTCCCAATGGAATTTGCGGTAGAAGCTCAAAAATTACTTGCCATCTCCTTAGAAGGAAGCGTAGGATAAACCCCAACATATATGAACATACAAAACACCATCATAAGCGTCAAAAACTTAACCGTCAGCTATAATAAAACACCCGTTTTATGGAATATAGATATGGAACTACCCTCAGGAATGCTCATAGGAATAATAGGTCCCAATGGAGCGGGGAAGTCCACTCTTATGAAAGCACTTATGGGAGTTATCTCTATACACAGTGGAAAAATAGATTTTTGGGGAAAACCCCTCTCCGAAGTACGTCAAAAAATAAGCTATGTTCCCCAAAGAGGGTCCGTAGATTGGGATTTTCCCGCTTCTGTCTTTGATGTAGTCATGATGGGAAGATATGGAAAATTAGGTCTTTTCAAAAGACCTACCAGCAAAGATAAAGATATTGTAGAGCAAAGCTTGAAACTTTTAGATATACAAAATTTAAAAAAAAGACATATATCCGAACTTTCAGGCGGGCAACAGCAGAGGGTATTCCTTGCAAGAGCCATCTCTCAACAAGCAGATATATATCTTTTAGATGAACCATTCGCAGCAGTAGACGCTACCACAGAAAGCTCTATTATTGACCTCCTCAAAAAGATGACAGCCGAAGGAAAAACCATTATCGTAGTGCATCACGACCTCAACTCCGTTACCAAATATTTTGAATGGCTCGTAATGCTTAACCTCCGATTGGTAGCAAGTGGAAGTACCGAAACTATCTTTAATAACGAAAAACTGAAAGAAACATACGGAAGCAATCTCTCCCTGTTAACCGAAGTGGCAGATACCTTTCAAAAAAAGAACCAATATTTATTCTAATCCTGTTTATGAATAGAAAACAGTACCATCGTTCTCTATTATATACCTC comes from Chitinophagaceae bacterium and encodes:
- a CDS encoding metal ABC transporter ATP-binding protein, with translation MNIQNTIISVKNLTVSYNKTPVLWNIDMELPSGMLIGIIGPNGAGKSTLMKALMGVISIHSGKIDFWGKPLSEVRQKISYVPQRGSVDWDFPASVFDVVMMGRYGKLGLFKRPTSKDKDIVEQSLKLLDIQNLKKRHISELSGGQQQRVFLARAISQQADIYLLDEPFAAVDATTESSIIDLLKKMTAEGKTIIVVHHDLNSVTKYFEWLVMLNLRLVASGSTETIFNNEKLKETYGSNLSLLTEVADTFQKKNQYLF